One genomic region from Manis pentadactyla isolate mManPen7 chromosome 12, mManPen7.hap1, whole genome shotgun sequence encodes:
- the LOC130679727 gene encoding ral guanine nucleotide dissociation stimulator-like, producing the protein MSTRVSWTLQELESVLRERQQDRMGPEERKRKGMVPYLGLFLADLPKEKLLEHNEDVAILQDEIMVHKHMAGVYDLERDEHFMSSVQALEFLDEEQSYTLSCQLEPPAQRAGIKGLLQFFRPHKM; encoded by the exons atgagcacccgagtgtcctggaccttgcaggagCTGGAGAGCGTATTGAGGGAAAGGCAGCAGGACCGCATGGGACCcgaggagaggaagaggaag ggcatggtccCCTACCTCGGATTGTTTCTTGCTGACCTGCCTAAAGAGAAACTCCTGGAGCATAATGAGgac gtcgcTATCCTCCAGGACGAGATCATGGTGCACAAGCACATGGCCGGGGTGTATGACCTGGAGAGGGACGAGCACTTCATGTCCTCTGTCCAGGCCCTGGAGTTcctggatgaggagcagag ctacacgctgtcctgccagctggagcccccagcccAGAGGGCCGGCATAAAGGGACTGTTGCAGTTCTTCAGGCCCCACAAGATGTAA
- the LOC130679728 gene encoding ral-GDS-related protein-like, producing MGRARRLAWEPEHVPSDLHGSQPSSTLEGQVLHHLVQEEHLGPTVTELEDPRQRQLAPETQGGPASWQQRVQELPETPVLERRPVSPASAPAELEDVPAVASAMELVPELEPHEPSGLGPMAPAAMAPGLVEPDPGPEPAHPCAASTRDVTRKEERTILGFPFCLVAEQLTLAFATLYSRINYSECKAYLQKQSRTGDIEHLAPTMHRVLTEFNTLVELVTTTCLRTPSMTAQDRARVVEFWIRVAKECQVLRNFTALRAILLALQSRALGRLERTWGHVSWWSTRMYKNLRRKVKWITRKRLLKVNGGWRSGREGSSGQVLCRAVAQLWGGLQVLGVRGGS from the exons atgggacgggctaggcgccttgcctgggagcccgagcatgtgcccagtGACCTCCATGGCAGCCAGCCTTCATCCACCCTGGAGGgtcaagtcctccaccacttggtccaggaggagcacctggggcccacggtgacagagctggaag acccacggcagaggcagctggccccagagacacagggagggccAGCTTCGTGGCAACAGCgagtccaggagctccctgagacccctgtgctggagcgacggccggtgtcacctgcctcagcccctgcagagctggaggatgtcccagcagtggcctcagccatGGAGCTTGTCccagagctggagccccatgagccgtCGGGCCTGGGGCCCATGGCACCTGCAGCAATGGCACCGGGCCTAGTAGAGCCAGACCCGGGCCCGGAGCCTGCCCACCCCTGTGCTGCGAGCACCCGGGATGTGACGAGAAAGGAGGAGCGGACCATCCTGGGGTTTCCCTTCtgcctggtggccgagcagctgaccctggCCTTTGCG ACGCTGTACAGCAGGATAAACTATTCTGAATGCAAGGCCTACCTACAGAAGCAGTCACGGACGGGAGACATTGAGCACCTGGCCCCCACCATGCATAGGGTCCTGACGGAATTTAACACCTTGGTAGAGTTGGTCACCACTACCTGCCTCAGGACCCCAAGCATGACAGCCCAGGATAGGGCCcgagtggtggagttctggatccggGTTGCCAAG gagtgtcAGGTCCTCAGGAATTTCACGGCCCTTCGTGCCATTCTCTTGGCCCTGCAGAGTCGTGCCTTAGGTCGCCTGGAAAGGACCTGgggacatgtttcctggtgg AGCACCAGGATGTAtaaaaacctgagaaggaaggtCAAGTGGATTACCAGGAAGCGTCTCCTCAAGGTAAATGGGGGctggaggtctggaagggaggggtcctcggggcaagtcctctgccgcGCTGTGGCACAACTTTGGGGAGGACTCCAGGTGTTGGGGGTGAGAGGGGGAAGCTGA
- the LOC130679729 gene encoding interleukin-12 receptor subunit beta-1-like produces the protein MCKGSEVGVSLMCLRTHEEADVAAVRSILGVHQYRDCRTLWPILKPLACLLGSASGPRDLTCYRVFSAGYECSWQYEGPAAGVSHFRRCCLRPGRCCYFAAGSATKLQFSDQDVVSVLYAVTLCVESRAANRTEKSPEVTLKLYSLVKYDPLPEDIKVSTTAGQLRMEWETPARQDGAEVKFRHQTPGSRWKLGGCGHQADAGFESCLCPLEMDAAQEFQPRRRQLSAAAPGGPWSGWSSSVCIPPETTPQPEVNFSVEPLGLDGRRQVALHWQLPQLEAPEGCLRPSSGMEVTYYIHLHMLSWPCKGKATGMRHLRKVLMLSGAAYNLTVVSWNRFGPGSNQTWHIPAHTSTEPGALSVRTRVAGTTMQWPARAQGLTYYIEWQPRGWDGSLAAYTLIAPRDRNPAGMASHTWSQAAGAMGQKTCYHVMIFASAHPEKPTSWSTVLYSYHFRGNASGAGSPQHVSVRKLSRDSVSVAWTPSPLSLCPGALKEYVLRCQNEDSNQSSKLSVKPTETRVTLGSLQAGASYTVQVRAHAVTQWGAWSQPQHFSIEVQVSELSDLSIFLVCLGSFVSILLLGICGYFSLNRAARHLWPPLPTPCASSAVDLPGSQGKQAWQWTSPVDFLEEATPEDILVVNMSWDKSERADLDTPGPFTEKTQLPQGTPQPALDTELPLEDVTQMHGHPTARALEPRGQDGLEGSPAQLAGLPLLLGDLMQSPRFSGSQHLEA, from the exons atgtgcaaaggctctgaggtgggAGTGAGCCTGATGTGCCTGAGGACCCATGAGGAAGCTGATGTGGCTGCAGTAAG ATCCATCCTGGGGGTGCATCAGTACAGAGACTGCCGCACCCTATGGCCCATTCTCAAACCTCTGGCATGTCTTCTAGGCTCCGCTTCAGGCCCCAGGGACCTGACCTGCTACCGGGTGTTCAGCGCTGGTTACGAATGCTCCTGGCAGTATGAGGGTCCTGCGGCCGGGGTCAGTCACTTCCGGAGGTGCTG CCTCAGGCCTGGGCGCTGCTGCTACTTCGCCGCAGGATCAGCCACCAAGCTGCAGTTCTCCGACCAGGATGTGGTATCCGTGCTCTATGCTGTCACGCTCTGCGTGGAATCCCGGGCCGCGAACCGGACAGAGAAGTCGCCTGAGGTCACCCTGAAGCTTTATAGCTTGG TTAAATATGACCCTCTGCCGGAAGACATCAAGGTGTCCACGACAGCAGGGCAGCTGCGCATGGAGTGGGAGACCCCAGCCCGCCAGGATGGGGCTGAAGTGAAGTTCCGGCACCAGACACCTGGCAGCCGTTGGAAGTTG GGTGGCTGCGGACATCAGGCTGATGCTGGCTTCG AGTCATGCCTCTGTCCCCTGGAGATGGATGCAGCCCAGGAATTTCAGCCACGGAGGCGGCAGCTCTCAGCCGCAGCTCCGGGAGGTCCCTGGAGTGGCTGGAGCAGCTCTGTGTGCATCCCCCCTG AAACTACCCCACAGCCTGAGGTGAATTTCTCGGTGGAGCCCCTTGGCCTGGATGGGAGAAGGCAGGTGGCCCTGCACTGGCAG CTGCCCCAGTTGGAGGCTCCGGAAGGCTGCCTCAGGCCCAGCTCTGGCATGGAGGTGACCTACTACATCCACCTGCACATGCTGTCCTGGCCGTGCAAGGGCAAGGCCACGGGGATGCGGCATCTGAGGAAAGTGCTTATGCTCTCGGGCGCCGCCTACAACCTGACTGTGGTCTCCTGGAATCGCTTCGGCCCCGGCTCAAACCAGACGTGGCACATTCCTGCCCACACCAGCACAG AACCAGGAGCTCTGAGCGTCAGGACTAGAGTGGCTGGGACCACTATGCAGTGGCCAGCCCGGGCCCAGGGCCTGACATACTACATTGAGTGGCAACCTCGGGGCTGGGACGGAAGCCTCGCTGCCTACACCCTGATCGCACCCCGGGACCGGAACCCTGCTGGCATGG CATCCCATACCTGGAGCCAAGCAGCTGGGGCGATGGGGCAGAAGACGTGTTATCACGTCATGATCTTTGCCTCTGCACATCCGGAGAAGCCCACCTCGTGGTCCACAGTCTTGTATTCCTACCACTTTCGGGGCAATG CCTCAGGAGCCGGGAGCCCACAGCACGTGTCGGTGAGGAAACTCAGCCGGGACTCAGTGTCCGTGGCCTGGACGCCGTCCCCACTGAGCCTCTGCCCTGGCGCCCTGAAGGAGTACGTCCTGCGCTGCCAGAATGAGGACAGCAACCAGT Cctcca AGCTGTCTGTGAAGCCCACAGAGACCCGGGTCACCCTCGGCAGCCTGCAGGCTGGTGCATCCTATACTGTGCAGGTGCGTGCACACGCGGTGACGCAGTGGGGCGCCTGGAGTCAGCCCCAGCACTTTAGCATCG AAGTCCAGGTCTCTGAGTTGTCGGATTTGTCCATATTCCTAGTGTGTCTGGGGAGCTTTGTGAGCATCCTTCTCCTGGGCATCTGTGGGTACTTCAGCCTGAACAG GGCCGCACGGCACCTGTGGCCGCCCCTGCCCACACCCTGTGCCAGCAGCGCGGTCGACCTCCCTGGCAGCCAGGGGAAGCAG GCATGGCAGTGGACCAGCCCAgtggacttcctggaggaggcaacaCCAGAAGATATCCTGGTGGTGAACATGTCCTGGGACAAAAGTGAGAGGGCTGACCTGGACACCCCCGGGCCTTTCACAGAGAAGACACAGCTGCCTCAGGGCACCCCTCAGCCAGCCCTGGACACGGAGCTGCCCTTGGAGGATGTGACACAGATGCATGGACACCCCACGGCCAGGGCTCTGGAGCCTCGTGGGCAGGATGGTCTGGAGGGCAGCCCTGCGCAGCTGGCTGGACTCCCACTGCTGCTCGGAGATCTAATGCAGAGCCCCAGGTTTAGTGGCTCCCAGCACCTGGAGGCCTGA